The proteins below are encoded in one region of Bacteroides uniformis:
- the istA gene encoding IS21 family transposase, with product MTTKIANILQCYALGMGIKQISRSFELSRNTVRRYVRLFQECGIPIKELAAMPSARIQEMFSEGVGRNREPSQRQLELEALLPEYAARLSRRGVTVKTLYEEYRETHPDGYRHASFGNYLMRYRMVTHVVGHVEHYAGDQMYIDFAGDKLEVVDSESGECRSVEVFVAILPCSHYTYCEAVWSQSRQDLIKACENALHFYGGVPMAIVPDNLKSAVTRSDRNEPVINEEFAAFAEHYGCTVYPTRVRHPKDKALVENAVKLLYRSVYADIEGLVFHSLESLNAAISESLSAFNGRRMSGRPQSRREQFEQIESDCLRPLPAIRHQMKERRSATVMRNGYVTFRLHHYSVPKEYIGKRVEIVYDADTLEIYHGLRLVTTHQRDDTPYSYTTKDAHGLPGRHGSYEKDLEQIYERAGQTDNVLLLYLRKVAELKKYPPAAFRSCRGIMALEKTFGLERLVAASACATQLRLYGYQEIRRILERGDDADFLSKDDIDDEVPVTSIHKNIRGAAYFAQLKHLNRDNNGNK from the coding sequence ATGACAACAAAGATAGCAAACATCCTCCAATGTTACGCATTGGGGATGGGGATAAAGCAGATAAGCAGGAGCTTTGAGCTTTCCCGCAACACGGTGCGCAGATATGTGCGCCTGTTTCAAGAGTGTGGTATACCGATAAAGGAGTTGGCCGCCATGCCTTCCGCTCGCATCCAGGAAATGTTCTCTGAAGGTGTTGGCCGTAACAGGGAACCGTCACAACGCCAGCTTGAGCTTGAGGCACTCCTTCCTGAGTATGCTGCCCGGCTTAGCCGCCGAGGCGTAACAGTGAAAACCCTGTACGAAGAGTACCGCGAGACCCATCCTGACGGATACAGACATGCCAGTTTCGGCAACTATCTCATGCGTTACCGTATGGTGACACATGTCGTAGGCCATGTCGAGCATTATGCCGGAGACCAGATGTATATCGACTTCGCCGGTGACAAACTGGAAGTCGTTGACAGTGAAAGCGGTGAATGTCGCAGCGTTGAAGTGTTCGTGGCCATACTTCCGTGCAGCCACTATACCTATTGTGAGGCGGTCTGGTCCCAGTCAAGACAGGACTTGATTAAGGCGTGTGAGAACGCGCTTCATTTTTACGGCGGGGTTCCGATGGCGATCGTACCAGACAACCTCAAATCGGCGGTAACCCGCAGCGACCGTAACGAGCCGGTAATCAACGAGGAGTTTGCGGCATTTGCCGAACACTACGGATGTACCGTATACCCCACACGGGTACGTCATCCAAAGGACAAGGCCTTGGTGGAGAATGCCGTGAAGCTACTTTACCGATCCGTCTACGCTGACATCGAGGGTCTTGTATTCCACTCGCTGGAGTCTCTGAATGCGGCCATATCCGAATCGCTCTCGGCCTTCAACGGACGCAGGATGAGCGGGCGTCCCCAGTCCAGACGGGAACAGTTCGAGCAGATTGAGTCCGACTGCCTCCGCCCGCTTCCCGCCATACGCCATCAGATGAAAGAGCGACGCTCCGCAACAGTAATGCGTAACGGCTATGTCACCTTCAGGCTTCACCATTACAGCGTACCGAAAGAGTATATAGGCAAACGTGTCGAGATTGTCTATGATGCGGACACGCTGGAAATATATCATGGCCTGCGTCTGGTGACCACACACCAGCGCGATGACACGCCATACTCCTATACGACCAAGGATGCCCACGGACTGCCCGGACGTCATGGAAGTTATGAAAAGGATCTGGAACAGATTTACGAACGGGCCGGCCAGACAGATAACGTCCTGCTGCTGTATCTGCGCAAGGTGGCGGAACTCAAGAAGTATCCTCCCGCGGCGTTCCGTTCATGCAGAGGCATCATGGCGTTGGAGAAGACCTTCGGGCTGGAACGGTTGGTGGCGGCAAGCGCATGCGCCACGCAACTGCGCCTATACGGATATCAGGAGATAAGGCGGATCCTTGAACGCGGGGATGATGCAGACTTCCTGTCAAAAGACGACATTGACGATGAGGTCCCCGTAACATCTATCCACAAAAACATCCGCGGAGCAGCCTACTTCGCACAATTAAAACATTTAAATAGAGACAACAATGGAAACAAATAA
- the istB gene encoding IS21-like element helper ATPase IstB: METNNLTAPIAVEKDRNTLTIELMNRMKLHGMAAAFTESLTSTMAETMTIDSFLHMLLAREWDYRANAAIQRLIRGAAFRYKACLEQIDYAIPRGLDRNQMERLASLEFIRKGQNLFITGSSGTGKSFLATAMGYEACKKGIRTYYANAPKLMGTLKVAKVKGTLESELKRIERSTLLILDDLFLVNLDAKERPILLDIIEDRHGRKSIIITSQLPTDNWYDAIGDPTVADAIMDRIIHTAHRIELTGESVRKMAAYRGK; this comes from the coding sequence ATGGAAACAAATAATCTTACCGCACCGATAGCTGTCGAAAAAGACCGCAACACGTTGACAATCGAACTGATGAACCGTATGAAGCTGCACGGCATGGCCGCCGCCTTCACTGAAAGCCTAACCTCCACTATGGCAGAAACAATGACAATCGACTCTTTCCTGCACATGTTACTTGCCAGGGAATGGGACTACCGTGCCAATGCAGCCATCCAACGCCTTATACGCGGGGCGGCGTTCCGCTACAAGGCCTGCCTCGAGCAGATAGACTATGCAATCCCGCGTGGCCTTGACCGCAATCAGATGGAGCGGCTTGCATCGCTGGAGTTCATCCGCAAGGGACAGAACCTCTTCATCACAGGGTCATCCGGTACCGGGAAGAGCTTCCTTGCCACAGCAATGGGGTATGAAGCCTGCAAGAAGGGCATACGGACATATTATGCGAATGCTCCGAAACTTATGGGTACGCTTAAGGTGGCAAAAGTAAAAGGCACACTGGAATCGGAACTCAAGAGAATCGAACGGAGCACGCTGCTCATATTGGATGACCTCTTCCTTGTGAACCTTGATGCCAAGGAACGACCCATCCTGCTCGATATAATAGAGGACCGACATGGGCGCAAGTCCATCATCATCACCTCGCAACTGCCAACGGACAATTGGTATGATGCAATCGGAGACCCTACAGTAGCAGATGCCATTATGGATCGTATTATACATACGGCGCACCGGATTGAGCTGACAGGAGAAAGTGTCCGTAAAATGGCTGCATACAGAGGGAAATAA
- a CDS encoding hybrid sensor histidine kinase/response regulator transcription factor, producing the protein MKNLLTYLIISLSILQNLAGQATYNFKHISSQNGLSNDFVLDMAIDQQGCVWVATEAGLNKWVGNGSNIVYKESNSGLVSNELTSLYYDPSENILWVGSRQEGISLFDCRTQQFKDFTTDEGLSSNSVTDIMPAAGDKGVWIAYLSGEIDFYDKQTKKIISYNSRNIPGLTGRNRCCRDDKNGALYVGHIGNGMTIINLKEKTAKKYLHEPDDPQSIPGDNVRSIFIDHLKNIWVGTNGGLALFNPMTETFTCFRHDNKNEHSLVGDNIHCITETKDENLWIASDLGGISLLDLHNFSTQNVENLEFKNITHLNSSLSSPNTRMIQEDKFGNVWIGNYSSGLDFISHNQSNFHIIPYFYEIGETKIRKRIYGVKANPDGTVWLGGENELSLYDGHQISRRVNLSTYMYRSYSVIYTIEKDKNNNLWLGINDEGVMCYNPQKDFFSHVDLDVDNLDIRVFYEDEDGTMLIGSEIGLYTYSKGTINKIAMNSWKNWPPTVFAIMKDKQQKTWMGTLGSGIYILDANNKELIHLHEDKNFCSNNINQIYKDRQGGLWIATYKGLAYVKDSNYPEQIEVYDEKNGLADSHIRAIQQDKMGNIWVSTYTGIACWNAYQQKFHNYDYQDGVPMGGFVEGSATITPDGTIYFGSLHGVCYFNPQTIEANETVSSIEIISCESFNTQEGGRKSETMTPDNEGFIRLPYDRNTFRISFSTADYAQNGQVEYAYMMEGMDNSWYNTEDDNTITFRNVTPGKYTFKIKARLKNGGWNEDNIVPLHIIVNPPFWRAWYAYLFYTLLALILIYFIFRSYKKRLLLQNSLDIEKKSLEMEKKNRQKEHELNSERLRFYTNIAHELRTPLTLIIGPLEDLKDNRSMPTPFRTKIQTIYRSAVQLLNLINQLMEFRKTETQNRQLTVVKGNLNNLVTEIGLKYKELNRNEHVTFNIEVEPMKKTVYFDAEIITIILNNLLSNAIKYTPAGQITLSMHQIKANGTSYVEMVVADTGYGIDAESLPHIYDRYYQAKGKHQASGTGIGLALVKSLVDLHHGSLDVESVLEKGTTFFFRIKTDYDYPEALHKEEEDSAIPAKEIVEEDPENTLPILLVVEDNRDIREYIANELQDTYRILQADDGKEGLALALKYTPNIIVSDIMMPNMNGIALCKAIKSDMNTSHIPVILLTAKDSIQDKEEGYNSGADSYLTKPFSAKLLRSRINNLLEIQKRLAKRFIANVPTTITEESNDLQTPSSTQPQLNKLDEAFLTKLTSLIENNLEQEKIDIAFMTDRMNMSYSAFYRKVKALTELTPNEFVRKIKLRNCALLLQTGEYNVSDAAFRTGFNNMPHFRDCFFKEFNVSPSEYIKRHRK; encoded by the coding sequence ATGAAGAATCTATTGACATATCTTATCATCAGCTTGTCCATACTCCAAAATTTGGCCGGACAAGCAACTTACAACTTTAAGCACATCAGTTCGCAAAACGGCTTGTCCAACGATTTTGTATTGGATATGGCAATTGACCAACAAGGATGTGTTTGGGTTGCAACGGAAGCGGGGTTGAATAAATGGGTCGGCAATGGGAGCAATATTGTATATAAGGAAAGTAATTCCGGACTGGTAAGTAATGAACTTACCTCCCTGTATTATGATCCATCCGAGAATATACTATGGGTTGGCTCCAGACAAGAAGGTATCAGTCTGTTCGACTGCCGGACGCAACAATTCAAAGATTTCACAACAGATGAAGGATTGTCCAGCAATAGTGTAACCGACATTATGCCGGCAGCTGGGGATAAAGGCGTATGGATTGCATATTTAAGTGGGGAAATAGACTTCTATGACAAACAGACAAAGAAAATCATCTCATACAATAGCCGAAACATTCCGGGATTGACCGGAAGAAACCGCTGTTGCAGAGATGACAAGAACGGAGCTTTATACGTAGGTCACATAGGGAATGGAATGACAATAATCAACTTAAAGGAGAAAACTGCAAAAAAATATCTTCATGAACCAGATGATCCTCAAAGTATTCCCGGAGATAATGTACGCTCCATCTTCATAGACCACCTGAAAAATATATGGGTGGGAACCAATGGCGGACTGGCTTTGTTCAATCCGATGACAGAGACATTCACCTGTTTCCGACACGACAACAAAAATGAGCATTCACTGGTAGGAGACAACATTCATTGCATCACAGAGACGAAGGATGAAAATCTTTGGATAGCTTCCGATTTAGGAGGAATCAGCCTACTGGATTTACATAATTTTAGTACTCAAAATGTTGAGAATTTAGAGTTTAAGAATATTACCCATCTTAACAGCAGTCTGTCTTCTCCCAACACACGAATGATACAAGAAGATAAATTTGGCAATGTATGGATTGGCAACTACAGTTCCGGTCTTGATTTTATCAGCCATAACCAATCAAACTTTCATATCATACCTTATTTCTATGAAATAGGTGAAACAAAAATCCGGAAACGAATTTATGGAGTAAAAGCCAATCCGGATGGCACTGTATGGTTGGGAGGAGAAAATGAATTGTCCCTATATGACGGACATCAGATATCCAGACGCGTGAATCTTTCCACATATATGTATCGTTCCTATTCGGTCATTTATACCATAGAAAAAGATAAAAACAATAATCTTTGGCTGGGAATCAACGATGAAGGAGTCATGTGCTACAATCCACAAAAAGACTTTTTCAGCCATGTGGATTTGGATGTGGATAACTTGGATATCCGTGTTTTCTATGAAGATGAGGACGGGACAATGCTGATAGGCAGTGAAATAGGGTTATATACTTATAGTAAAGGGACTATAAACAAGATTGCGATGAATAGCTGGAAAAACTGGCCACCTACAGTTTTTGCCATAATGAAGGACAAGCAACAGAAGACATGGATGGGCACATTAGGTTCCGGTATATACATTCTTGATGCCAATAATAAAGAGCTTATACATCTGCATGAAGATAAGAATTTCTGTTCCAACAACATTAACCAAATATACAAAGACAGGCAAGGAGGATTATGGATTGCAACTTATAAAGGATTAGCCTATGTAAAAGACTCCAACTATCCGGAGCAAATAGAGGTCTATGATGAAAAAAATGGGTTGGCAGACAGTCATATCCGGGCCATTCAACAGGATAAGATGGGGAATATATGGGTCAGTACCTATACCGGCATAGCCTGTTGGAATGCTTATCAGCAAAAATTCCATAATTATGATTATCAGGATGGAGTTCCTATGGGAGGATTTGTAGAGGGCTCGGCAACCATAACACCAGATGGCACTATCTATTTTGGTTCGTTACATGGAGTTTGCTATTTCAATCCGCAAACAATTGAAGCCAACGAAACCGTTTCTTCTATAGAAATCATATCCTGTGAAAGCTTCAATACACAAGAGGGAGGACGAAAATCGGAAACAATGACACCGGACAACGAGGGATTCATTCGTTTACCTTATGACCGGAACACATTTCGCATTTCATTTTCCACAGCAGACTATGCACAGAATGGGCAAGTGGAATATGCTTATATGATGGAAGGAATGGATAACTCTTGGTATAATACAGAAGATGACAATACCATTACTTTCCGCAATGTCACGCCAGGCAAATATACATTCAAGATAAAGGCACGCCTAAAAAACGGAGGATGGAATGAGGACAACATTGTTCCTCTACACATCATCGTCAATCCTCCGTTTTGGAGAGCCTGGTATGCCTATTTGTTTTATACATTGCTGGCATTGATTTTGATATATTTCATTTTCCGCTCATATAAAAAGAGACTTTTACTGCAAAATTCTTTGGACATAGAGAAAAAGTCCTTGGAAATGGAAAAAAAGAATCGGCAAAAGGAACACGAACTGAACAGTGAGCGGCTGCGTTTTTATACAAACATTGCACACGAGCTACGCACACCGCTCACGCTGATTATCGGTCCATTGGAAGATTTAAAGGACAACAGAAGCATGCCTACTCCTTTCCGCACAAAGATACAGACCATCTATCGTAGTGCCGTACAACTGCTCAATCTTATCAACCAGCTAATGGAGTTCCGCAAGACAGAAACTCAAAACCGCCAACTGACAGTAGTCAAAGGAAATCTAAACAACTTGGTTACAGAGATAGGATTGAAATACAAAGAACTGAACAGGAATGAACATGTGACTTTCAACATCGAAGTAGAACCTATGAAAAAGACTGTCTATTTCGATGCTGAAATCATCACCATCATACTCAACAATCTACTGTCCAATGCCATCAAATATACACCGGCAGGCCAGATAACTCTCTCTATGCACCAGATAAAGGCAAACGGCACGAGTTATGTAGAAATGGTCGTGGCAGATACCGGCTATGGCATCGATGCCGAGTCTTTGCCACACATCTACGACCGATACTATCAGGCGAAAGGTAAGCACCAAGCTTCGGGTACCGGCATCGGACTGGCATTGGTGAAGTCACTCGTTGATTTGCATCATGGCTCATTGGACGTAGAAAGCGTGCTTGAAAAAGGAACCACTTTCTTCTTTCGCATAAAGACTGACTATGATTACCCCGAGGCACTGCATAAAGAAGAAGAGGATTCAGCAATTCCTGCAAAAGAAATTGTGGAAGAAGACCCCGAAAACACACTTCCTATCCTACTGGTCGTGGAAGATAACAGAGATATCCGGGAATATATTGCAAACGAACTGCAAGATACCTATAGAATATTGCAAGCCGATGACGGGAAAGAGGGGTTAGCCTTAGCATTGAAATATACTCCTAATATCATAGTAAGCGACATAATGATGCCCAACATGAATGGAATAGCCTTATGTAAGGCTATTAAAAGCGACATGAACACCAGTCATATACCGGTCATTTTACTGACAGCCAAAGATTCTATACAAGATAAAGAGGAAGGTTATAACAGCGGAGCGGATTCTTACCTGACTAAGCCTTTCAGTGCTAAACTACTAAGAAGCCGGATCAACAATTTATTGGAAATCCAGAAACGCTTAGCCAAACGGTTTATAGCAAACGTCCCAACTACAATAACAGAAGAGTCCAACGATTTGCAAACGCCATCTTCCACCCAGCCACAATTGAACAAACTGGATGAGGCTTTTCTTACCAAATTGACTTCTTTAATAGAAAATAATCTGGAGCAGGAAAAAATAGATATTGCCTTTATGACAGACCGCATGAATATGAGCTATTCGGCATTCTATCGTAAAGTAAAAGCATTGACCGAACTCACACCTAACGAGTTCGTCCGAAAAATCAAATTAAGAAATTGTGCCCTTTTATTACAGACCGGGGAATATAATGTTTCGGATGCAGCCTTTAGAACAGGCTTTAACAACATGCCCCATTTCCGCGACTGTTTTTTCAAGGAGTTCAACGTATCTCCGTCGGAATATATCAAACGCCATAGAAAATAA